ctcgtcccgggtcgaacccacgcaatgttactaggtccccgacccgggatcaattcggtaatcaatcccgggacgtggttgctttcacacagaaggcgacccggcaatgttcccgaaatattgcgggtccgacgtgcagtgtgaaaggggcttatgatgCAGCATCATAACGACTGTGTTACACAAAAACTCTTGTATTTTTCCAGATATAGCATTCACATAATGCACTCAGAATGCAACACAGTAACATCACACTTCATGTTCTGCTGGTTCACTTTGCTATTTCTATTGTCGTTGTCACTTTTACTTATTTtgctaatgtaaaattatttttgtttgtgttttaagacTTTGTTGTATATCATAAATTACtgaaatagttcaccccaaaattaaaaatcttTCATCATTTATGAAAGAAGATGATTTGGAGAATGTTACCAAACAGTTGATAATAGACACTGACGTCCACAGTACTTTGCTCcctctatggaagtcaatggctaccgtcaacggttaccaacattcttcataatatattattttgtgctcaacagaagaaagaaactcacaaaGGTTAGGAACAACTTGacggagagtaaatgatgacaaagttttattttgtggtgaattatccctttaagttcAGACTAAAGACTGTACCTGTGTTAAACTTGTATTATAATGTTTCCAGGAGGAATGGGCGAATCGATCCTGAAGTATTGATATATCGATACTGATGCAGTATCGAAAGTATCGATagtcaaataaaaattattgatACTAGGTGTTTTTTATGTTACAGTGattttgtttaaacaaaaaataatgcctACAACATGCCTTAAATTAAACGAATAACCTATGTTAGCAAATAAGTGTGTGATTTTCCTGCTCATCTAAGGCAGAATCAATCAATCACAGAGAGCCTTCACTCATTCTGATGTGCATTTAAACACAGCTGTGTTTCCCAAGAGTAGCCTACAATGAGagaacatttatgtttttttggaAAAGGCAGCCCAGAACAATGATAATATATAATGTCAGAAATTGTAATTATGTGTTGAAATATGATAGATTAAATTATcataaattatgcattacttgTTCATTCAAATGtcaattaaagttaattaaaggTTATAATAGTTGACTAATATACTGTTCAAATGATGGTGTTAAACTAGGATTTAACAGCAAACTGTCGCATCATACCTGCATCTGTTTATTCACTTCCAAGGGTTTATGTAAATCATGACCTTTCCAATATTCActcaaacactgtaaaaaactctctttttatattttaatgcagattaaagacatttatttcaCAGCAATCAAAATGTATCAATatgcaaaaatacataataataataataataataataataatagtagcaaACACTTTCCACTCCAGTGTACATGTCCCCATATTGCTTGTTAATATAAATACGACAGGCTGGCAGTAAAACACACGTCCGTCAGTGTGACGTCATGAACACATTAACAGTAAAGTCACAGTTGTTTTATCTCCTGCATTGACTCCCGATACAGATGTTTATCGTCTTTCTATTGGCTGAAGTTTTTGGGGAGGTTTTTCTGGATGTTTTGATGACGCTGTTGATCCAGTCTGAATATTTGGGCACGAGGGTGTAAACGCCGGGCTTCCCCGAGCGTCCGCATCCGTCTCCCCAGCTGATGATCCCGTAGAGGAAGCTCACGCCGTCACACTCGCACGCTAACGGACCGCCCGAGTCACCctgaacacatcacacacacatcaacacatctGACAGAACAAACACCTCACTTATTCTACAGTAATACTCACGTGGATGGAAGCATGTTTCTGCCACAgagggaaaaaatacatttttttttaatatatatatatatatatatatatatatatatatatatatatatattgcataattgcaagatataatcTATGAATTGTGAGTTCTAATGTCAGAATTACAGAATATGAAAAATGTTGCCGTTTCCCTTTTTATgctttattcagtggcagaaacatgCTTCCATGGGTATTAGAGCATTTACTGAATATTGTATATGAATGCatatattagtaataattatattaatattagccTAAAACAATAcgaattacattatatatatattattattattaatacagcaGTAATAGTGATATTAAGGTATTTCTTGAAAAAAGACATTCCTTATTACTACATTATTATTGCATATTACTAtcacgatcaaggtccagaaacattaTTAGACTTATGTTACATAAAATCTAAATCTGCAATCCAATAAACGTAATAAATAACATAGCATGACGAAAGGTGTGTGTGGTCTGACCTGACAGGCGTCCACACAGAGCTCACTTCCTGCACACAGCATCCCTGACCTGACCTCTGACCCGTAGACGTCTGGAGACGAGCACTGATCGAACGGGATGATCTTCACCACTCCCTCCATCAGGTGAGAGTACGAGTTCGCCTCTACATTATTAGAGAGTTATGTCATTCATTAATCATTCTCAAACCTGTAAAACCTTccttcatcttctgaacacaaataaagatatttttgatgaaatccgagagctctctgaccctccacagACAGCGAGGATCCTTACTCACAGGCCcaactataaataaatacaaactaattaaaactaaagtcctaaatttttatttttttattttcacaattcacagtatataaataaatatatgaatgaatgaatgaatgaatgaatgaatgaataaataaataaataaataaataaataatatagctATAGCTTCTCAAAAACATATACAGAAGCAAATTGCAGCACTTTTAATATTAATGTAGCCCAAGTCAAACTGCCTAGCAGGACCACAGGGAGACACCACAGGACCACTACATGAGCCGCTTCAATGATTCAAGTTATCcctctatttatatatttctccTTTCTAAATGATGAACATATAATATTGATAGCTGCTGGTATAGACAGTGAATTTCTCTCAAATgtgcagcttcttttttttttttttgtacagaattacacacacacacatacaaatctataattatatatatatataggaatactTTAAGAGTGTACATGCTTGCAAAATTCGAATAGCTTTTTGTTTCTTTGAGGATagattcaatatattatttaaccaTAGACATTAaaagtaaacatactgtaaacacaaCACATCTACATCATTAGCTCAACCATCAACCAGCTCTCGAAACACACAAGATgacttctaaataaataaataaataaacatttaattccaACAATTTTCTAATCAGCAATAGTGTTATGTCTAAACAGGAGTTTCAAATGATTCCtagcgggttttttttttttgctaaattactACACGTACCAAACACGTAACTACAAGTCTGTCGTCTACTACTGTGTGAGAACCCGTTAGTTTTCACAGACTTGTTAAACCCACAGAGAACAGTGCGGTCATCTCTGAAGCCAGTTTAGACTGATGGCTGTGAATTTTCACACATTCTGATGCCATTTCCTAATTTCCAGGGCATggagctcccgttccaccacatccctaagatgctctattgggttgagatctggtgactgtgggggccattttagttcagtgaactcattgtcatgttcaagaaaccgatttgaaatgattcaagctttgtgacatggtacattgtcctgctggaagtagccatcagaggatgggtacatggtggtcataaagggatggacatggtcagaaacaatgctcaggtaggctgtggcattaaAACAATGCCAAATTGGCACGGAGGGGCCTAAGAAAACattccccacaccattacaccaccagcagcctgcacagtggtaacaaggaaTGATGAGACTCAttagaccaggcaacatttttccagtatttaattttggtgagctcgtgcaaattgtagcctctttttcctatttgtagtggagatgagtggtacccgctTGGGTCTTCTGCTTCACAGTCATTTCACCTTTGTCTAATTCTTGAGAAGTATCAACTACTACAtttctaaaatcttaaaaatagcTGTCTTATTTATAAATCTATTAATAGAATCGCCCCACCAACCCTGGGCGATTTTATTATAAAGAGAAATAGCGAGATGAAGACTAGATCATTTACCCGGGTGATTGTGAAGTACTATTTAGAAAATCTTCGTTTGCACAAAATGTCCTCTTTATTAAAGGCTGCACAAATTGGAATAGTATACCAACCATAATTAGAGAGAGCCCcacttttgtttcatttaagaaacatcttaaaagatggctgaataataatcaaaaatgtaatcattaagTATGCAGGTCAAATTTGATaggtagttttatttatatatttataataagcaCTTTGGGATCTATATCTACaggcatttatgcattttaaattaatattataataagtaaaataaggtTTAGGAACTTTTATTGTTGATTTagctatatatgtatatttgttgatgtgtatattgtctgtttgtttttttggtttgtatttgtttatgttcAGGACTACGGATGGAAATTAGCATTGCGCTAAATCTGGCGTATTTACGTTCAACTTTGATTGTACGTTCATGAATATGCACTgtcccatttaaataaataaattgaaattatgttgtagcccatccgcctcaaggttgtgtgtgtcgtggcttcacaaatgctttgctgcacacctcggttgtaacgagtggttatttcagtcaaagttgctcttctatcagcttgaatcagtcgagccattctcctctgacctctagcatcaacaaggcattttcacccacaggactgccacatactggatgtttttcccttttcacaccattctttgtaaaccctagaaatggttgtgcgtgaaaatcccagtaactgagcagattgtgaaatactcagaccgacTCGTCTGGTACCAACAACCATGCctcgctcaaaattgcttaaatcacctttctaataataatcctttaggtgagtgtacttTTGCTTAAGGTAACATTAGAATGATAagtataattatatatgcatgccactttctgaaacaaccttacacagttttgataatgttaataatgaacacaatgttaGCGTAGCCTACTGTGATGAAATGCAGACTgcacacatgcttagtcttgggattcctCAACTTCCCTTGGTCATCCTCACAATTTATTGCTTGTAACCATTTTGACATCCTTCCTGGTTCTGTATGTTTATGTAGCAGTATTGTTTATTTCTGTCGGGTTATTTAATATGTAGGGGGAGAGCCCTTTAATTGTGTCCCTTCCGTATATAGGGGTATCGCTATGGGTGTGTGTTCTGTCTTCATCATTTGAGCGAGACACTGTGTTTCCGGCGGGACGCGTGAATGTTTGTATGGTAAGAGCTGTTGGCAGTGACTGTTGCATGATTTGCTGTTAAAGGTTGGACAGGGGAACTTTGTGGGATGCCGTTGATTTGATGCGTGTTTAGTACACAGCAGTTTTGGTGCCGTGTGGATGGCACTACAGGTATGTTTTAACCGTTAAGGAACATATGATTGCTAGTAGCCAGGCTGGCCAAattcatattttgttatatttttatatttacggTGCGGGCCAACATGCAAAGGGACGTTACAGTGGGCTCTGGGATCATCTAAACCTCTATGTGGATGCTCCTTGTGCTGTCTGCATTGTTTTTGCTGCCGATTTCGACATCATCAGATTTGTCACCGTGATTATATCCTGTTTTCAGGATCTAAAGTGAGACTGGATTGTATGAGTTTGTCTGCTCTGTTGAACTGACGAGCATCATTAACTCTGTTACTCTCTTGATTCGACGAGCCAAACTGATGTGGTGAActcttttaaaattgttttagatCGTCTGGGTTTCTGTTTAATGTTGTGGATATGATTGGTTTACTACGtgtgtttttgttactttttgtttCTCTTACTTTCAGAATTGGAGCAGCTAGTTCCAGAAGATTAGCGTCTCTTGCCGATTGCGGTGGTGGGTTTGTTTCGCTCGAGTGCTGTGCTCACAGTGACGTGTGGCGTGAGTGTGCACGTATGATTACTGTATCACTTCTGCCAAGGCGCCCCATTCtgaagtgagtgtttgtgtgtagaCTCTTTTGATATATTGGTGTTTTCATGTTAAAATTAGATTACTTTCTCATTAATgagaaagtagttttttttttttttttttgcttttgtttcacACTCAACCCATGTCTGATACCTGAATCTGATATAATGATCCTCTGAGCCTTGCTCTTGTTAAGGGCATATCCCCAGAAAGAGACCCCGGGGTGGCGTAGTCGGGGACGCTAATACATTTTTAGTGTACCTCTAGTCATAAGCCGCCACAtttattaggaaggatgtagaactttaattcataatttgtAAGATTATTGGCGGTACAGAAAATGTCACAGCAACTTTTCCGCATGATTGTCCCATGTATTTCAATTGGCACCAAGGCAACGTTTTCCCCCACGGGCgaaattcacatcacgtgacggcATTCCCGGTGAAGCCGTTCCCAGGCTTCATTGCTTTTGGACTCTCAGGACGTGTTTTGTTGGGTTTTTGCAAAGTTGGTGACTCCAAATGTCAACTCTATTGTCTCTCAATCCGTCACAAACAGTGTATGAGgataatggaagcaatcaaaaacaacaaaagagcaatgatgtacaagtgctataacaagtctcagataGCTTACATGTAACAAaggcttttaaatataataaagaaaaaagaaaacagacaggaaaaaatacattatatttatatctatattacagaatatagattttaaaatgtcttaaaataattGTTAGCCAACGTGCAAGGCATACCACAGCAGACTCAAGCTAGAAACATTTTTTGAAGTCACGAAAAACCAAAGAACCAAAGTACTGTTCACTCACCCCTCTGATTGAAGATCATTAGAGCTGACAAATTTGCCTTCAAAAAGTTACAATGGGTGTGACCCCCAATTTGACCCCGGGTGAAAGCAACGGCCTTTAAGAATTATATCACAACACGGAGATAGTAATTAAGCCAGCAGATAAGGGTAATGCTATGGTTATTTTAGACCGAGCACAAAACCTTGGGGAAGGACCAgagcttaatttgtaaattgcgagGTACCGGAACAAAGCGGGGCAATGGATCCGGCACGCGATTACAGAAGAGAGAGGTAACGGAGCACTCACGCAATCACATTGGTGGACCAGTTTAAGTGATTAAGAGCGTGCATCAGTTGCTTTTACAGGGTCTGTAAGGTCATGAATAACATGAAAATGCCATgcgattttaaaacaaaaatttccAGCTCTAAAAACTTTTCTGAGAGGGGCTATGTGTCGCATGGTTTTAATAAATCTTGCATCTTTCAAGTTTAGAATGAGGGAAATTcctgcatttat
This Carassius auratus strain Wakin unplaced genomic scaffold, ASM336829v1 scaf_tig00216683, whole genome shotgun sequence DNA region includes the following protein-coding sequences:
- the LOC113098805 gene encoding hepatocyte growth factor activator, with the translated sequence MEGVVKIIPFDQCSSPDVYGSEVRSGMLCAGSELCVDACQGDSGGPLACECDGVSFLYGIISWGDGCGRSGKPGVYTLVPKYSDWINSVIKTSRKTSPKTSANRKTINICIGSQCRR